A genome region from bacterium includes the following:
- a CDS encoding alpha/beta fold hydrolase — MKKSEVKVVRFAARRIHGIAALVSICLIVTLSAVYGVSGPQTSSGSVSPAYNTQSPPDSQPGFLTIAEPENELVVLIHGFCRTKRDMYPLQTFLESRGYHVFCPTLPTAFGSLETCTLKFEEEFRELNGQYDRVHFVGHSMGGLIIRLFLSRNDVPGLGRCILIGTPNNGTELAALADRYCKPFMWIFKPCRSFQPGRVEIPPPLNSPPPEMGAIAGNGSGLFLGRFITGENDGRVPVDSVPFSGMKELIVLPFNHVEIHHRPETAELVIWFLRDGTFQGNNR; from the coding sequence ATGAAAAAATCCGAAGTAAAAGTTGTCCGGTTTGCGGCACGGCGTATTCATGGTATCGCCGCGCTTGTTTCGATCTGTTTAATTGTCACTTTATCCGCAGTGTACGGTGTTTCCGGCCCTCAGACATCTTCCGGCTCTGTCAGCCCGGCGTATAACACACAATCACCCCCGGATTCACAGCCGGGCTTTCTCACCATCGCTGAGCCGGAGAACGAACTGGTGGTGCTGATTCACGGGTTTTGCAGAACAAAACGCGATATGTATCCTTTACAAACGTTTCTGGAATCACGGGGATATCACGTGTTCTGTCCCACGCTTCCGACCGCGTTCGGCTCGCTCGAAACGTGTACCTTAAAATTTGAGGAGGAGTTTCGGGAGCTCAACGGGCAGTATGACCGGGTTCATTTTGTTGGTCACAGCATGGGAGGCCTCATTATACGGCTTTTTCTGTCGAGAAACGATGTACCCGGCCTCGGGCGGTGTATCCTGATCGGCACCCCGAACAACGGCACCGAGCTTGCCGCCCTCGCTGACCGTTACTGCAAGCCGTTCATGTGGATATTCAAACCATGCCGTTCGTTCCAGCCCGGCAGAGTTGAGATTCCGCCGCCGCTCAATTCGCCCCCGCCCGAGATGGGAGCGATCGCGGGCAACGGCTCCGGTCTCTTCCTCGGAAGGTTTATCACAGGAGAGAATGACGGCCGCGTTCCGGTTGACTCCGTTCCGTTCAGTGGCATGAAGGAGTTAATTGTTCTGCCCTTCAATCATGTGGAAATCCATCACCGTCCCGAAACTGCCGAACTGGTCATCTGGTTTCTCCGGGATGGAACATTTCAGGGAAATAATCGGTAA